TAGCAACTCATCAGCAGGGGAACGCGCACTAGGAAGGAAGAACGGACGCGCTTCAAGCTTGTCCCAAGCATTGTCCATCTCTGGCGTCGGCTTCCCAACGTATTCCCGAACGGGAGGAACGAACTCGTCTCCATCATGCTGAATCTCATTAGGTTGCCCATCGAGAATAACTTGTATCAAAGAACGTGCGGCCGCTAGAGAGCGGTAAGTTTCGAGTTAGTCAAATAAACGTCGTGCTAGACACTTTGATTCTGCTTACGCATTTCTGTATACCAACCCGCAGCATACGAATTCGTGGGTGGGTGCAGCTTCCATGTCGTCACAATGACCAAAGCCACGGCCAAAAGAAAGCTCAAAGCCCAGGGAAAGTATTCGATTATTTTTCGTATAACGCTTGAGGCGATCTGCTTACGGAATTGGCCTGCTTCTTTGGATGCGTCCTCTCCAACTTCTTTCGACAGGAGCTCGTcgttttcttcctctcccatGGTTGTCGTTTTGATGAACTAGAATGACATAGGTTGTCCTGCAGTCGAACCACGTTGAGATTCTTGCTGTACAGCTACTTCCCAAATCTATTAGTGGACTTGCGCGGAACAAATTCTGATCATTCCTGAGTCAAGAAATCATCGGACATTTTGGAAGCTATGACTCGGAGGTTTCTCATCAACCGGCCCAAAACGGACCAACCGTGCTGAAGAATCACTGTCTTCCAACTGACAGTCACGGTGGCATAGTTTGGCAGGGAAGTCAATAAATTTCCGTCGGAAATAATGTTTTCCCCGTCAGGCGGAGGATAGATGACTTCTGCAAACAAGCTGGTCAAGCTTTCTGCGTGCCAATTGCCTATGTAAGCCAATTAGGTCTATCTCGCCATGTCAACTCATGCTTCAATGAGCAGATTTCCCAAGTTCTATCTACcgtaagtcagactacccacttttcggcaccccccccatttcggcaccccaaaaatgaagctattcccatcatactcgtcgacttcaattaatcattgacttcttctagatgcaacaacaatacagctttcagcttcactagggtattcagagtcgctggattcggctgcatcatcctctttttccccagccttaagttgcgcctgctggatgtctttgatgttggcgaacttagtgttaggatccagctggactgcccttcttttccttactgcagtattggtgacttgggcctgcagaagctccagtttctgctgggtatttgccagctcatatgcctgctcgctgaagcctttttttaccttcctgaatagaaggcgttgagtaaaggcatcattctccagctctgtgaatagcttcaactgcccagctagatccttcatcttccttggcgtcgaccatgccactgcagatgacgcagatacccatccttcagcttccttgcctccagactgccctttgctgacctgatcagatgatcctgatgctgctggtgttgatgggagcagtagggagctcatcagaggcttcgccatagagacaggccacaaccctgtccatttccaaccacttctaatgttctgcatcgtcatacctgcagtacgagccttctgataacagcctataaagttcctcttgcctacaacagttgaatcattccactgaccaaggtatccaagctccttcctataggctgccttgacagggctgaagactgactgatcaagtggctggaggacatgggaggtatgtggcggtaagaacaatagatggatgttgtttatatagcataaccacataaag
This sequence is a window from Colletotrichum higginsianum IMI 349063 chromosome 8, whole genome shotgun sequence. Protein-coding genes within it:
- a CDS encoding Tat pathway signal sequence; amino-acid sequence: MGEEENDELLSKEVGEDASKEAGQFRKQIASSVIRKIIEYFPWALSFLLAVALVIVTTWKLHPPTNSYAAGWYTEMPAARSLIQVILDGQPNEIQHDGDEFVPPVREYVGKPTPEMDNAWDKLEAPIILELEKDEIGTFAPLLMRSPKNNTKYLSGIQVIHQLHCLNAVRKGVYQDFYGIPDKHQLLHMDHCIDLIRTVLQCNSDLTPTLYTSRIDHGLLGKPRTHTCRNFEPILKWATERKYALE